The following are encoded in a window of Armatimonas rosea genomic DNA:
- a CDS encoding methyltransferase domain-containing protein, which yields MDDDALYFPPLEGFNRLADTYDLRLSGNPVLIMETSQTLAALPNVAGKAVADIGCGTGRYAIQLMRLGAERVAGVDLSPAMLAVAQHKSQKAELPIEWGIGNLCEHIPIPDGTLDAAVCALTLTFVENLRPAFAELARVLKPGGVLVTSDLHPHGLTQERAASNATFRKDHAPYLRFTDLRGQECRIPRHPHTLSEYVNAAYAAGLTLTAAAEPLVDSRLAVTFGGLKEKIGMPLALVLRFEKQ from the coding sequence GTGGATGACGACGCGCTCTATTTCCCGCCTCTGGAGGGCTTTAACCGCCTGGCCGATACCTACGACCTCCGGCTCTCCGGCAACCCCGTGCTGATCATGGAGACGTCGCAGACCCTAGCGGCGCTCCCCAATGTTGCGGGCAAGGCGGTCGCGGATATTGGCTGTGGCACGGGGCGCTATGCCATCCAGCTCATGCGGCTAGGGGCCGAGCGCGTCGCGGGCGTGGACCTGAGCCCGGCGATGCTGGCCGTGGCGCAGCACAAATCGCAGAAGGCCGAGCTGCCGATCGAGTGGGGGATAGGCAATCTCTGTGAGCACATTCCGATCCCCGATGGCACGCTGGACGCTGCGGTCTGTGCCCTGACCCTGACCTTTGTCGAGAACCTGCGCCCCGCGTTTGCCGAGCTGGCGCGTGTCCTGAAGCCAGGAGGCGTCTTGGTGACCTCTGACCTGCACCCGCACGGCCTGACTCAGGAGCGCGCCGCCTCCAACGCTACTTTCCGCAAGGACCACGCCCCGTATCTGCGCTTCACCGACCTGCGCGGTCAGGAGTGCCGCATCCCGCGCCATCCGCACACCCTCTCGGAGTATGTCAACGCCGCCTACGCCGCTGGGCTGACCCTCACCGCTGCCGCCGAGCCGCTGGTGGACAGCCGCCTTGCGGTGACGTTTGGCGGCTTGAAGGAGAAGATTGGCATGCCCTTGGCGCTGGTCTTGAGGTTTGAGAAACAATGA
- a CDS encoding class I SAM-dependent methyltransferase, translated as MSTYKEQHESNRAAWSEAARRYAAETEETLAFLRAGGTNFVAPEYDFLRPLMPCGRAIHLQCAGGRDTLSLWNLGAREVVGVDINDEMIALAQHRSEALGAPAQWFRSDVLETPEALNGTADLVYTGRGAVCWLMDIEGWARVIARLLKPGGHFYFFDGHPFSWIWDLAADHYVLDPEYGNYFDPRTHTDVGWPTTYIPADFQHGALATKYERQWTVAQLVNALIGAGLVIEKLGEHPDTYWDAFPNIPPAELAKLPQTLSILARRPS; from the coding sequence ATGAGCACCTATAAAGAACAACACGAGAGTAACCGTGCCGCCTGGAGCGAGGCCGCACGCCGCTACGCCGCCGAGACCGAGGAGACGCTGGCGTTTTTGCGCGCCGGGGGAACCAACTTTGTCGCCCCCGAGTACGATTTTCTGCGCCCCTTAATGCCCTGCGGCCGTGCGATTCACCTCCAGTGCGCCGGAGGGCGGGACACGCTCTCGCTCTGGAACTTGGGGGCGCGCGAGGTGGTCGGGGTGGATATCAACGACGAGATGATCGCGCTGGCCCAGCACCGCTCCGAGGCACTGGGGGCGCCCGCGCAGTGGTTTCGCTCTGATGTGCTGGAGACTCCTGAAGCGCTCAATGGCACCGCCGACCTGGTCTACACGGGGCGCGGCGCGGTCTGCTGGCTGATGGATATCGAGGGGTGGGCACGGGTGATCGCGCGGCTTCTGAAGCCAGGGGGGCACTTTTACTTCTTCGACGGGCACCCCTTTAGCTGGATCTGGGACCTGGCAGCGGATCACTATGTTCTTGATCCTGAGTATGGCAACTACTTCGACCCCCGCACCCACACCGATGTCGGCTGGCCTACCACCTACATTCCGGCAGACTTTCAGCACGGCGCACTCGCCACCAAGTACGAGCGCCAGTGGACGGTCGCCCAGCTGGTGAATGCGCTGATCGGGGCGGGGCTGGTGATTGAGAAACTAGGAGAGCACCCGGATACGTACTGGGACGCGTTCCCGAACATCCCGCCCGCCGAGCTGGCTAAGCTTCCCCAGACCCTCTCGATTCTGGCGCGGAGACCGTCGTAG
- the recF gene encoding DNA replication/repair protein RecF (All proteins in this family for which functions are known are DNA-binding proteins that assist the filamentation of RecA onto DNA for the initiation of recombination or recombinational repair.), which produces MQVSRLELTDFRNYERLEFTPGAGLNVLVGPNAQGKTNVLEALYTLATTKSHRTSRDTELVRFGAPLARVTAEVQKLGEITSDLELAIGAGGVGTSGKLVKLGGSKQPRLTDLLGHLNAVLFASTDLDIVRGEPDERRRFLNYEISQLSPRYALALAAYRKALEGRNRLLKDFKHGHGDVASLEAWTGPVVEHGAKLIERRQAWLERLTALAAPIHEALTGGLETLHVGYIASFPLTEASIPEAFVAALKAARREETARGVTTLGPQRDDLTFRIGPPGGMLLDARTYGSQGQQRTVALALRLAERQLIEETIGEPPIVLLDDVLSDLDESRRNQIFALSLSGGQTFLTTTDLAPIPLDAVKNARVVTVRQGVFRDA; this is translated from the coding sequence ATGCAGGTCAGTCGGCTGGAGCTCACGGACTTTCGCAACTACGAGCGCTTAGAGTTCACTCCTGGTGCAGGGCTCAATGTGCTGGTCGGCCCCAATGCACAAGGCAAGACCAACGTGCTGGAGGCCCTCTACACCCTCGCCACCACAAAGTCCCACCGCACGAGCCGGGACACGGAGCTGGTGCGCTTCGGGGCACCGCTGGCACGCGTGACCGCCGAGGTGCAGAAGCTCGGGGAGATCACGAGCGACCTGGAGCTGGCCATTGGTGCCGGCGGGGTGGGGACCTCGGGCAAGCTGGTGAAGCTGGGCGGGAGCAAGCAGCCGCGCCTCACCGACCTGCTGGGGCACCTCAATGCCGTGCTCTTTGCCTCGACCGACCTCGATATTGTTCGTGGGGAGCCCGACGAGCGCCGGCGCTTTCTCAACTACGAGATCAGCCAGCTCTCGCCGCGCTACGCCCTGGCGCTGGCAGCGTATCGCAAGGCGCTGGAGGGGCGCAACCGGCTCCTGAAGGACTTCAAGCACGGGCACGGCGATGTGGCATCGCTGGAGGCCTGGACCGGGCCGGTGGTCGAGCACGGAGCAAAGCTGATCGAGCGGCGCCAGGCCTGGCTAGAGCGCCTCACCGCGCTCGCGGCCCCTATCCATGAGGCGCTCACGGGGGGCCTGGAGACACTCCACGTCGGCTACATCGCCTCGTTTCCCCTGACCGAGGCCAGCATCCCCGAGGCATTTGTCGCCGCCCTGAAAGCCGCTCGCCGGGAAGAGACCGCGCGGGGAGTCACGACACTCGGGCCCCAGCGCGACGACCTGACCTTTCGCATTGGCCCCCCCGGCGGCATGCTTCTCGATGCGCGCACCTACGGCTCCCAGGGCCAGCAGCGCACGGTCGCGCTCGCCCTACGCCTCGCGGAGCGGCAGCTGATCGAGGAGACCATCGGGGAGCCGCCGATCGTCCTGCTCGACGATGTCCTCTCCGACCTCGACGAGAGCCGCCGCAACCAGATCTTCGCGCTCTCGCTCTCTGGCGGCCAGACCTTCCTCACCACCACCGACCTCGCCCCAATCCCCCTTGATGCCGTCAAAAACGCCCGCGTCGTCACCGTCCGCCAAGGCGTCTTCCGAGACGCGTAG
- a CDS encoding glycosyl hydrolase: MNRRAFLATSFALATAPTLAQTPTQNPAQSPPSFVPTKSETERRKGAGGMDAPLTPADFQTPPLEARPHTWWHWMNGNISHEGITADLEAMAQAGIGGAQIFNVDQGIPLGKVLYMTPEWRQAMVHAAKEAKRLGLELCFHNCAGWSSSGGPWITPEFAMQVLTWSETTVKGGEKLTLTLKEPEKREKYYNDIAVLAVKIPAGGDTARLQNIRAKALFDRGGDGLGLNVKGVAGEGAAMEGAIAGDDIRVLQCTAEGKLTWDAPAGDWLLLRMGHTPTGAVNAPAPEAGRGLECDKLSREALELHWEKGVAPLLTDMGPELVGKSFNNALIDSYEMGSQNWTPKLRRAFIAQHRYDPLPWLPTVTGRVIGSPEQTERFLWDWRRTIADLFAENYTGRFRELCHENKMQFSVEPYGNGPFDNLQLGMQGDILMGEFWVPGGGAGETVKIAASCAHVMGRKIVGAESFTAGEFEGRWQVEPYGIKALGDRMFTQGVNRYIFHRYAHQPWIGLSPGMTMGPWGSHLERTQTWWKQAATWLTYVARCQHLLQSGRFVADVLTFCGDDAPNDLYRPSLPLGYDYDGCDRTALLTAKVDKGEVVFPSGARYKVLMIPDSLWMTPQTAAKLVELSKAGAKIVGRRPEKSPSLVNYPACDNEVKALGAQLTLTTLEAALPAPDVLLPKGTPFVWLHRSTPDAEIYFVSNQRYMQQKATVAFRVTGRAPELWHPETGTTEAAPLWTAGKAHTNVTLALGPAESVFVVFRKGSKPGKSFAKIERTGGTTPVAKPPVLEILSARYEATDGAGGADVTAKVRELVAKGETEIGATNANFGDPINLHVKRLVVRYTLDGKPLEKTVGENETLILLGSGPDNALPEFTLTGGKLLAYTPGTYAFTDPRGALKQLSAPALRETPLTSWELTFPGKEPRTLEKLVSWPELTDPDSKYFSGTATYKTTFSHTPDPTRAVILDLGIVKNFADVLLNGQSLGTLWKAPWRLDITEYVRPGSNTLEVKITNLWVNRLIGDEQLPPEEGVEWTGKTGPIKAWPKWLVEGKPRPATERVTFTTWRYWTKDDKPLDSGLLGPARILQVPTLPL, from the coding sequence ATGAACCGACGCGCGTTTCTCGCCACCAGCTTTGCCCTCGCCACCGCCCCCACACTCGCCCAGACCCCCACTCAAAACCCCGCTCAATCTCCCCCTTCCTTCGTCCCGACGAAGTCGGAAACAGAGCGAAGGAAGGGGGCCGGGGGGATGGATGCCCCGCTAACCCCCGCCGACTTCCAGACCCCTCCCCTAGAGGCGCGGCCCCACACCTGGTGGCACTGGATGAACGGCAATATCTCCCACGAGGGAATCACCGCGGACTTAGAGGCGATGGCGCAGGCGGGGATCGGCGGGGCGCAGATCTTCAATGTGGACCAGGGAATCCCACTGGGGAAGGTGCTCTACATGACCCCCGAGTGGCGGCAGGCGATGGTGCACGCCGCCAAAGAGGCCAAGCGCCTCGGTCTGGAGCTGTGTTTTCACAACTGCGCGGGCTGGTCGAGCTCGGGCGGCCCCTGGATCACGCCGGAGTTTGCCATGCAGGTGCTCACCTGGTCGGAGACCACGGTCAAGGGCGGCGAGAAGCTCACGCTCACCCTGAAGGAGCCCGAGAAGCGAGAGAAGTACTACAACGATATCGCGGTGCTGGCGGTGAAGATCCCGGCGGGGGGAGACACGGCGCGCCTGCAAAATATCCGCGCCAAGGCCCTCTTTGACCGGGGTGGCGATGGTCTCGGGCTCAATGTCAAGGGGGTCGCGGGCGAGGGCGCGGCCATGGAGGGGGCGATCGCGGGCGACGATATCCGGGTCTTACAGTGCACTGCGGAGGGCAAGCTGACCTGGGACGCGCCGGCGGGGGACTGGCTGCTGCTGCGCATGGGGCACACGCCCACCGGCGCGGTGAACGCACCGGCACCCGAGGCGGGCCGCGGCCTAGAGTGTGACAAGCTCAGCCGGGAGGCGCTGGAACTGCACTGGGAGAAAGGGGTCGCGCCGCTGCTGACCGACATGGGGCCGGAGCTGGTGGGCAAGTCGTTTAACAACGCCCTAATCGACTCCTACGAGATGGGGAGCCAGAACTGGACCCCGAAGCTGCGCCGCGCCTTTATCGCCCAGCACCGCTACGATCCTTTGCCTTGGCTCCCCACGGTCACCGGGCGCGTGATCGGGAGCCCTGAGCAGACCGAGCGCTTCCTCTGGGACTGGCGCCGCACGATCGCCGATCTCTTTGCGGAGAACTACACGGGGCGCTTTAGAGAGCTCTGTCACGAGAATAAGATGCAGTTCTCGGTGGAGCCCTACGGCAATGGCCCCTTCGACAACCTCCAGCTCGGGATGCAGGGCGATATCCTCATGGGCGAGTTCTGGGTGCCCGGCGGCGGCGCGGGCGAGACCGTCAAGATCGCGGCGAGCTGCGCGCATGTCATGGGGCGCAAGATTGTCGGGGCGGAGTCGTTCACGGCGGGCGAGTTTGAGGGACGCTGGCAGGTCGAGCCCTACGGGATCAAGGCGCTGGGGGATCGGATGTTCACCCAGGGAGTCAACCGCTATATCTTCCACCGCTACGCCCACCAGCCGTGGATCGGGCTGAGTCCGGGGATGACCATGGGGCCGTGGGGCTCGCACCTGGAGCGCACCCAGACCTGGTGGAAGCAAGCCGCGACCTGGCTGACCTATGTCGCGCGCTGCCAGCACCTGCTCCAGTCCGGGCGCTTTGTGGCCGATGTGCTGACGTTCTGCGGCGACGATGCCCCCAACGATCTCTACCGACCGAGCCTGCCGCTCGGCTACGACTACGATGGCTGCGACCGCACGGCGCTACTGACCGCCAAGGTCGACAAGGGCGAGGTTGTCTTTCCGAGTGGCGCGCGCTACAAGGTCCTGATGATCCCCGACTCGCTCTGGATGACCCCACAGACCGCCGCCAAGCTGGTGGAGCTGAGCAAGGCGGGCGCGAAGATTGTCGGGCGAAGGCCCGAGAAGTCCCCGAGCCTGGTGAACTACCCGGCGTGTGATAACGAGGTGAAAGCACTCGGTGCACAGCTCACGCTCACCACGCTAGAGGCCGCGCTTCCTGCTCCCGATGTGCTGCTGCCCAAGGGGACTCCGTTTGTCTGGCTGCACCGGAGCACGCCCGATGCCGAGATATACTTTGTCAGCAACCAGCGCTACATGCAGCAGAAAGCGACCGTCGCCTTCCGCGTGACCGGCCGCGCCCCCGAGCTCTGGCACCCGGAGACCGGCACGACCGAGGCGGCACCGCTCTGGACAGCCGGCAAGGCCCACACCAATGTCACGCTTGCCCTAGGTCCTGCGGAGTCGGTGTTTGTGGTCTTCCGCAAGGGGAGCAAGCCGGGCAAGAGCTTCGCCAAGATCGAGCGCACGGGCGGCACAACGCCCGTTGCCAAGCCGCCTGTCCTGGAGATTCTCTCCGCGCGCTACGAAGCCACCGATGGTGCCGGGGGCGCGGATGTCACGGCGAAGGTGCGCGAGCTGGTCGCTAAGGGGGAGACGGAGATCGGGGCCACCAACGCCAACTTCGGCGACCCGATCAACCTCCATGTCAAGCGCTTGGTGGTGCGCTACACGCTCGATGGCAAGCCACTGGAGAAGACGGTCGGGGAGAACGAGACCCTGATCCTGCTCGGCAGCGGCCCCGACAACGCCCTGCCGGAGTTCACGCTCACGGGCGGTAAGCTCCTGGCCTACACGCCGGGCACCTACGCCTTCACCGACCCGCGCGGCGCGCTCAAGCAACTCTCGGCCCCCGCGCTCCGCGAGACCCCGCTCACGAGCTGGGAGCTGACCTTCCCTGGCAAAGAGCCGCGCACGCTGGAAAAGCTCGTCTCCTGGCCCGAGCTCACCGACCCGGACTCCAAGTACTTCTCGGGCACCGCCACCTATAAAACGACCTTCTCCCATACCCCCGACCCCACCCGCGCCGTGATCCTCGATCTGGGAATCGTCAAAAACTTCGCCGATGTGCTCCTCAACGGCCAGTCGCTGGGCACGCTCTGGAAGGCCCCGTGGCGCCTCGATATCACCGAATACGTGCGTCCCGGAAGCAACACGCTGGAGGTCAAGATCACCAACCTCTGGGTCAACCGGCTGATCGGCGACGAGCAGCTCCCGCCGGAAGAAGGGGTCGAGTGGACCGGCAAGACCGGCCCGATCAAGGCTTGGCCCAAGTGGCTGGTCGAGGGCAAGCCCCGCCCCGCCACGGAGCGTGTCACCTTCACCACCTGGCGCTACTGGACCAAGGACGACAAGCCCCTCGACTCCGGCCTCCTCGGCCCCGCCCGAATCTTGCAGGTTCCGACCCTGCCACTTTAG
- a CDS encoding GGDEF domain-containing protein encodes MSDISPLSGLPSAMQAKLRLLSLCFTPLGVVATLVAWWTTYRSPQQSMSGRLCLPIIALLLSLLWTLLALRRISERQLVALAITAPALFMTANAFELSYTGALYTMGDMANWPWSALMCILAFLVLGQRSAQVAAYSFIAAQTVIFLLGLRHFRPTPEILSAAVQYFAASLMCTACLSLYADLKQHFGLAQSLASTDTLTGLTNRRQMQQLLESAVESQQPFTILLLDIDHFKRVNDIHGHRTGDAVLQEVGARLRAYLSAHPTPARWGGEEFLLLLSTAHPDEIQALGERLMASIREHAFPSGLSLTISMGGAISQPGERPEDVIHRADKALYDAKQAGRDRFHFPPHTELQKAA; translated from the coding sequence ATGTCAGATATCTCACCGCTCTCGGGACTGCCCTCAGCCATGCAGGCGAAGCTGCGCCTCTTGTCGCTGTGCTTCACCCCACTGGGCGTCGTGGCTACCCTTGTCGCGTGGTGGACGACCTACCGGTCCCCGCAGCAGAGCATGAGCGGGCGGCTCTGTCTGCCGATTATCGCCCTGCTCCTCTCCCTCCTCTGGACCCTCCTAGCGCTACGCCGCATCTCTGAGCGCCAGCTGGTGGCCCTAGCGATCACGGCCCCCGCACTCTTTATGACGGCCAATGCCTTCGAGCTGAGCTACACCGGGGCACTCTACACCATGGGAGATATGGCAAACTGGCCCTGGAGCGCCCTGATGTGTATCCTGGCCTTTCTGGTGCTGGGGCAGCGGAGCGCCCAGGTGGCGGCCTATAGCTTTATCGCAGCACAGACCGTGATCTTCCTGTTGGGCTTGCGACACTTCCGCCCGACCCCGGAGATCCTGAGCGCCGCGGTCCAGTACTTCGCCGCGAGCCTGATGTGCACGGCGTGCCTGAGCCTCTACGCCGACCTCAAGCAGCACTTCGGCCTCGCGCAGTCGCTGGCCTCGACCGACACCCTCACGGGCCTGACCAACCGCCGCCAGATGCAGCAGCTTCTGGAGAGCGCGGTGGAGAGCCAGCAGCCCTTCACGATCCTCCTGCTGGATATCGACCACTTCAAGCGTGTCAACGATATACACGGGCACCGCACCGGCGATGCGGTCCTCCAGGAGGTCGGGGCGCGGCTCCGTGCGTACCTGAGCGCCCACCCCACCCCCGCACGCTGGGGCGGCGAGGAGTTTCTGCTCCTGCTCTCAACCGCGCACCCCGACGAAATCCAAGCTCTTGGGGAGAGGCTCATGGCGAGTATTCGCGAGCATGCCTTCCCCAGCGGCCTCAGCCTCACCATCAGCATGGGCGGGGCCATCTCCCAGCCCGGAGAGCGCCCCGAAGATGTCATCCACCGCGCCGACAAAGCCCTCTACGATGCCAAGCAAGCCGGCCGCGACCGCTTCCACTTCCCCCCGCATACAGAGCTCCAAAAAGCCGCCTAG
- a CDS encoding diguanylate cyclase domain-containing protein, translated as MPATEVSPSPHLPPVIEEKLRRLTLTLTPLGILVLVISIWQNSQTKHVATEAYFGLPLLLVYFTAIWLLTRFRFLSGQRATLAFTLPICLHLCLEELEHAWAGSLYTDGDPGNFGWTFVMYLLLSLTLERQRARWVSVAFLLVQIAIYLSGLRRFTPTAEVQISFTQHFAASLIAIGVLGLTSDIRQYMGQVQLMAATDSLTGLINRRQMQLHLEEAVATQRGFVLLLLDIDHFKQVNDQHGHNTGDDVLRELSKHLHTCLRPQDLLGRWGGEEFLVLVPDASLDEVHQFAEALLQHTRKRTFPKKLSLTLSIGGAQYVAGERPEDVVHRADMALYQAKQTGRNRFHFHEKAPLADAA; from the coding sequence GTGCCTGCGACGGAAGTCTCTCCTTCCCCTCACCTGCCTCCCGTTATCGAGGAGAAACTGCGTCGCCTGACCCTTACCCTCACCCCCCTCGGGATTCTGGTTCTCGTGATCTCTATCTGGCAGAACAGCCAGACAAAGCACGTCGCCACCGAGGCCTACTTTGGCCTCCCCCTCTTACTGGTCTACTTCACCGCCATCTGGCTCCTCACCCGCTTCCGCTTTTTGAGCGGCCAGCGTGCGACCCTGGCCTTCACCCTCCCGATCTGCCTGCACCTGTGCTTGGAAGAGCTGGAGCATGCCTGGGCAGGCTCGCTCTACACCGATGGTGACCCGGGGAACTTTGGCTGGACCTTTGTGATGTACCTGCTCCTCTCCCTCACGCTGGAGCGCCAGAGAGCCCGCTGGGTGAGTGTCGCGTTTCTGCTGGTTCAGATCGCGATCTACCTCAGTGGCCTGAGACGCTTCACCCCGACAGCGGAGGTGCAGATCAGCTTCACCCAGCACTTTGCCGCGAGCCTGATCGCCATTGGGGTTCTCGGGCTCACCTCCGATATCCGGCAGTACATGGGGCAAGTCCAGCTCATGGCGGCCACGGACTCGCTCACCGGGCTTATCAACCGGCGGCAGATGCAGCTCCACCTGGAAGAGGCCGTCGCCACGCAGCGCGGCTTTGTCTTGCTCCTGCTCGATATCGACCACTTTAAGCAGGTCAACGACCAGCACGGCCACAATACCGGCGATGATGTCCTCCGTGAGCTCAGCAAGCACCTCCATACCTGCCTTCGCCCCCAAGACCTCCTTGGTCGCTGGGGAGGGGAGGAGTTTCTGGTGCTCGTGCCCGATGCCTCCCTCGACGAAGTGCACCAGTTTGCTGAGGCGCTCCTGCAACACACACGCAAGCGAACCTTCCCCAAGAAGCTCTCCCTCACCCTCAGTATCGGCGGGGCGCAGTATGTGGCTGGCGAGCGCCCCGAAGATGTGGTGCACCGAGCCGATATGGCGCTCTACCAGGCCAAGCAAACGGGACGAAACCGCTTCCATTTCCATGAAAAGGCCCCCCTCGCCGATGCTGCCTAA
- a CDS encoding glycoside hydrolase family 65 — MIDRKSLVARHDVVLTRPDPLTPLQVGNGELAMAVDITGLQTFPEFHRSAMQLGTQAQWGWHSEPNPAGYTLEQVETRYEGVPYPDQSTTPAGLWLRANPHRLSLGLLGFAGLELAALSEHQQRLVLWEGRITSQFRHAGKLVAVETLCHPTQDQLAIQLSPGAPPLRLHFPGPATDWQGLTESEQHRTTATLQATRADFARPGYHAALVFSKGATLTPTGPHTFLLTGAREVVLAFSPEPLPARLPSFAETRRACTRHWERFWSTGGALELGESGQERELERRVVLSQYLTAIQCAGSRPPQETGLEQNSWHGKFHLEMHPWHAAHFPLWGRAALLERSLPWYEKTLPRAQETARRQGYDGARWPKMVGDDGRESPSPVGVFLLWQQPHLIFFAELLYKNKPKKATLQRYETLVQETAAFLASYAKSGSLGPNLIPAQESYKPATTRNPTFELAYVWWALETAQLWRTRLGKPRDPEWDRVQSALPKPLVRDGAYAAISTPPYTITRDHPSMVAAYGLLPKTPLIEPDIMKKTLLAVEKSWDWPTTWGWDYPMLAMTAARLQLPEQAIAFLLLDTPKNRYLANGHNYQRPNLPLYLPGNGGLLYAVALLASEKAFPASWAVKAEGLQAPL, encoded by the coding sequence ATGATCGACCGAAAGTCTTTGGTGGCGCGTCACGACGTGGTGCTGACCCGTCCTGACCCCCTCACGCCGCTCCAAGTGGGCAATGGTGAGCTGGCGATGGCGGTCGATATCACGGGCCTACAGACCTTTCCTGAGTTTCATCGCTCGGCCATGCAGCTGGGGACACAGGCACAGTGGGGCTGGCACAGCGAGCCCAACCCGGCGGGCTACACGCTAGAGCAGGTGGAGACACGCTATGAGGGCGTCCCCTACCCTGACCAGTCCACTACCCCCGCCGGGCTCTGGCTGCGCGCCAACCCGCATCGCCTCTCTCTAGGGCTGCTGGGCTTTGCGGGGCTAGAGCTGGCGGCCCTGAGCGAGCACCAGCAGCGTCTCGTGCTCTGGGAGGGGCGGATCACCAGTCAGTTTCGTCACGCGGGGAAGCTCGTGGCGGTGGAGACACTCTGCCACCCGACCCAGGACCAGCTCGCTATCCAGCTCTCGCCAGGGGCACCGCCGCTACGCCTGCACTTCCCCGGCCCCGCGACCGACTGGCAAGGTCTCACCGAGAGCGAGCAGCACCGCACCACCGCCACGCTTCAGGCCACCCGCGCCGACTTTGCCCGTCCGGGCTACCACGCTGCGCTGGTGTTCTCAAAGGGGGCTACGCTCACCCCGACCGGGCCGCACACGTTTCTGCTGACCGGAGCCCGCGAGGTCGTGCTGGCATTCTCCCCCGAGCCGCTTCCCGCACGGCTCCCCAGTTTCGCCGAGACACGCCGGGCTTGCACGCGCCACTGGGAGCGCTTCTGGAGCACGGGCGGTGCGCTGGAGCTAGGGGAGTCGGGGCAGGAGCGTGAGCTGGAGCGGCGCGTCGTGCTCTCGCAGTACCTCACCGCGATCCAGTGCGCGGGGTCGCGGCCACCGCAGGAGACGGGCCTGGAGCAGAACTCGTGGCACGGGAAGTTCCACCTAGAGATGCATCCCTGGCACGCGGCGCACTTTCCGCTCTGGGGCCGCGCCGCGCTTCTCGAGCGGAGCCTGCCCTGGTACGAGAAGACACTTCCTCGCGCGCAAGAGACCGCGCGGCGTCAGGGCTACGACGGTGCCCGCTGGCCTAAGATGGTCGGCGACGATGGCCGGGAGAGCCCTAGTCCGGTGGGGGTGTTCTTGCTCTGGCAGCAGCCGCACCTGATCTTCTTTGCCGAGCTGCTCTACAAGAACAAACCCAAGAAAGCGACGCTGCAGCGCTACGAGACACTGGTCCAGGAGACAGCGGCGTTTCTGGCAAGCTACGCCAAGAGCGGCTCGCTCGGCCCCAATCTTATCCCCGCTCAGGAGAGCTACAAGCCTGCGACCACGCGCAATCCCACGTTCGAGCTGGCCTATGTCTGGTGGGCGCTGGAGACCGCGCAGCTCTGGCGCACCCGCCTAGGCAAGCCACGCGACCCCGAGTGGGACCGGGTGCAGAGCGCCCTTCCCAAGCCGCTGGTCCGTGACGGTGCCTACGCCGCGATCTCGACACCACCCTACACGATCACGCGCGATCACCCGTCGATGGTGGCGGCCTACGGGCTCCTACCCAAGACCCCGTTGATCGAGCCCGACATCATGAAAAAGACGCTGCTTGCTGTCGAGAAGAGCTGGGACTGGCCCACGACCTGGGGCTGGGACTACCCCATGCTGGCCATGACCGCCGCGCGCCTCCAGCTCCCCGAGCAGGCCATCGCGTTTCTGCTCCTCGACACGCCCAAGAACCGCTATCTCGCCAATGGGCACAACTACCAGCGCCCGAACCTGCCGCTCTACCTACCAGGCAACGGCGGGCTGCTCTACGCCGTGGCGCTACTGGCAAGCGAGAAGGCCTTCCCCGCGAGCTGGGCGGTCAAGGCCGAGGGCCTGCAAGCGCCGCTCTAG